A genomic window from Punica granatum isolate Tunisia-2019 chromosome 2, ASM765513v2, whole genome shotgun sequence includes:
- the LOC116195096 gene encoding uncharacterized protein LOC116195096, with product MVSLEAVQLPNPRLEELVSSPRISFSADFLDESDFISISPNGVQEEEVAPRREKPRISDPNFEFLSNQAVGSHAKMLTADQLFFEGKLLPFWAMQQAEKLSRISLKSGEDGDEVVVEEGEEERVDEATGRISKEPPALASSRGINWSFLDDDPSPRPPKCTVLWKELLRLKKHQRPNLSSSLSPSSSSSSTSSSSSSMADAAAMDEKKKKKTTKDGDATARTSNNNDNDMKSQVKRIKKGLERTRPASIRIRPMVNVPICTPVSRAGSGSALPPLFPLKKGRV from the coding sequence ATGGTCTCACTAGAAGCAGTCCAGCTACCGAACCCCCGACTGGAGGAGCTGGTCTCTAGCCCACGGATCTCGTTCTCGGCAGACTTCCTCGATGAGTCGGACTTCATCTCGATCAGCCCGAACGGAGtacaggaggaggaggtggcCCCACGGAGGGAGAAGCCCAGGATCTCAGACCCCAACTTCGAGTTCCTGTCTAACCAAGCGGTCGGCAGCCATGCCAAGATGTTAACCGCCGACCAGCTCTTCTTCGAGGGGAAGCTCCTTCCTTTCTGGGCAATGCAGCAGGCGGAGAAGCTCAGCAGGATAAGTCTGAAATCGGGTGAGGATGGAGACGAAGTTGTAgtggaggaaggagaagaagagagagtggACGAGGCGACAGGGCGAATCAGCAAGGAGCCGCCAGCACTGGCATCATCGAGGGGGATCAACTGGTCATTCCTCGATGACGACCCTTCGCCGAGGCCGCCCAAGTGCACTGTCCTCTGGAAGGAGCTGCTGCGGCTGAAGAAGCATCAGAGGCCGAACCTCTCTTCGTCCCTCTCGCCCtcttcctcatcctcctccACCTCGTCCTCGTCCAGCTCGATGGCCGATGCCGCTGCAATGgacgagaagaagaagaagaagacgaccaAGGACGGCGACGCCACAGCGAGGACTAGTAACAACAATGATAATGATATGAAGAGCCAAGTGAAAAGGATAAAGAAGGGGCTCGAGAGGACGAGACCGGCGAGCATTAGGATCCGGCCTATGGTGAACGTCCCGATCTGCACGCCTGTCAGCAGGGCCGGCAGCGGCTCTGCTCTGCCTCCCCTGTTTCCCCTGAAGAAGGGGCGAGTGTAG
- the LOC116196570 gene encoding sugar transport protein 8-like encodes MPAVVVSNGGDVPEFEGRITIYVILCVIISAFGGLMFGYDIGISGGVTAMDDFLIKFFPKVYEKKQHVHEDNYCKYDNEYLQLFTSSLYIAALVASFVASRACSKLGRKPTMQIASFFFIIGVGLQAGGISVLMIVFGRIILGFGVGFANQAVPLFLSELAPAKMRGALNICFQLFITIGILIAGIINYFTSHIHPYGWRLSLGLAGVPAVILMLGSIAICETPTSLIEQQKLDEGKAILKKIRGTDNVDAEYESIMAACEIARQVKDPFRKLMKPSSRPPLVIAVLLQVFQQFTGINAIMFYSPVLFQTVGFGNNAALLSTVITGLVNVFSTLVSIYTVDKAGRRVLLLEACVQMFITQTVIGLILLIDLKPTGTLKEKEALVVVILVCVYVMGFAWSWGPLGWLIPSETFPLETRTAGFAFAVSSNMLFTFVIAQAFLSMLCHMKAGIFFFFAAWILLMGLFALFLLPETKGVPIDSMADKVWKQHWFWKRYMVDEDDEPIEKIHPHKT; translated from the exons ATGCCGGCTGTTGTGGTGAGCAATGGAGGGGACGTCCCAGAGTTTGAGGGGAGGATCACAATCTATGTCATCCTTTGCGTCATCATCTCCGCCTTTGGAGGGCTCATGTTCGGTTACGACATTGGCATCTCAG GTGGGGTGACCGCAATGGATGACTTCCTCATAAAGTTCTTCCCGAAGGTATACGAGAAAAAGCAGCACGTGCACGAGGACAACTACTGCAAGTACGACAATGAGTACCTGCAGCTCTTCACATCGTCCTTGTACATTGCTGCCCTTGTCGCCAGTTTCGTGGCATCCAGGGCCTGCAGTAAGCTAGGTCGGAAGCCTACCATGCAGATcgcttccttcttcttcatcatcggAGTGGGCCTCCAGGCTGGCGGTATCAGTGTCCTGATGATCGTCTTTGGCCGTATCATCCTCGGCTTTGGTGTTGGATTCGCTAACCAG GCGGTCCCATTGTTCTTGTCGGAGTTGGCACCGGCGAAGATGAGGGGAGCACTCAACATTTGCTTCCAGCTCTTCATCACCATAGGTATCCTCATCGCTGGTATTATTAACTACTTCACCTCGCATATCCACCCCTATGGTTGGAGGCTCTCCCTTGGTTTGGCCGGTGTCCCAGCAGTTATCCTCATGCTGGGGTCCATAGCCATCTGTGAGACCCCAACGAGCCTGATCGAGCAGCAGAAGCTCGATGAGGGCAAAGCcatcctcaagaagatccgcGGGACTGACAATGTGGATGCTGAGTACGAGTCCATCATGGCCGCCTGTGAGATAGCCCGCCAGGTGAAGGACCCCTTCAGGAAGCTCATGAAGCCCTCGAGCCGCCCACCGCTTGTGATCGCCGTCCTCCTCCAGGTCTTCCAGCAGTTCACCGGGATCAACGCCATCATGTTCTACTCCCCAGTCTTGTTCCAGACTGTCGGGTTCGGGAACAATGCTGCCCTCCTCTCAACTGTCATTACTGGGCTTGTTAATGTTTTCAGTACCCTCGTCTCGATCTACACGGTCGACAAGGCCGGTAGGAGGGTCTTGCTGCTCGAAGCCTGTGTTCAGATGTTCATCACTCag ACGGTGATTGGATTGATCCTCCTGATTGACCTGAAACCGACGGGCACCTTGAAGGAGAAGGAAGCATTGGTGGTGGTGATCCTGGTCTGCGTGTATGTGATGGGATTCGCATGGTCGTGGGGCCCGCTCGGGTGGCTCATTCCAAGTGAAACGTTCCCTCTGGAGACCCGAACTGCAGGATTTGCCTTTGCAGTCAGCTCGAACATGCTCTTTACCTTTGTGATTGCACAGGcgttcctctccatgctctgccACATGAAGGCCggcattttcttcttctttgccGCTTGGATCCTCCTCATGGGACTCTTCgccctcttcctcctccctgAGACGAAGGGCGTACCCATCGACTCCATGGCTGACAAAGTCTGGAAGCAGCACTGGTTTTGGAAGAGATACATGGTCGATGAGGATGATGAGCCCATTGAGAAGATCCATCCGCATAAGACATAA
- the LOC116193895 gene encoding receptor-like protein EIX2, whose protein sequence is MAASSSTASMIFLSFALLVFSTFARTSCAATFTNATCIEREREALLEFKRGLIDNSNLLSSWVGDDCCSWKGVRCSKRTGRVLKLDLRSPCVVSFYFDDEPLKPVLEQGNCSLTGHIHPSLMELQHLNYLDLSWNNYSYTKIPEFLGSLSNLVYLNLSNACFAFGDIPLHLGNLSNLQYLDLNIQYLRGYATVNNLEWLSGLPSLKHLDLSGISVRNAQGWLQSMSMLSSLQFLGLAFCSLPKVDPAALQVNFSTSLEFLDLSYNNLGSVIPNWLLNLSSIRHLDLSSSFAEVAVSFPTEGAVSFPTEIINNNKQLAFLDLGYNSMRGELPKNLSNLCHLFALTLAVNNLEWLSGLPSLKHLDLSGISVRNAQGWLQSMSMLSSLQFLGLARCYLPKVDPAALQVNFTSLEFLDLSGNNLGIGSVIPNWLLNLSSITHLDLSSSFAGGAISFSIEGAVSFPTEIINNNKQLAFLGLEYNSMRGELPKNLSNLCHLFALKLAGNGLTGDISAALGNPFSCLQNTLRYLDLAENKISRLGDEIGYFKNLEYIDLSRNSVEGPIPVSLPQLSSLKYLYLGFNKLTGRIPESIGQLSILEYIDLSRNSIEGPIPVSLPLLSSLRHLYLGYNKLTGIIPTSIGQMSNLEFIELLGNSIEGPIPVSLPQLSSLKSLDLGNNKLTGRIPKSIGQMSNLEYIALSGNSIEGPIPESLPQLSSLKHLYLGYNKLTGRILESIGQMSNLVELDLSNNLLKGVVTELHLANLTSLTALDISSNELAVKINPKVVAPFQASTIRMSNCKVGPQFPTWLRAQRNIRVLDLSNASISGIIPDWFYNISFNIETLYLSSNELSGEISLCNMKSLKGFDLSNNKLFGTLPECWKRLGQLQAINLGNNLFSGQVATSLCSITELSFLGLQGNAFSGSIPKCLSTMTNLEILDLGRNKLAGRIPSWIGRMVQPRVLNLEFNSFYGEIPMSICKLRDLRVLNLAHNNLSGSIPLCFDNLTTMSDPKYLPDTNVSYSLGVEVQMKNITQVYTSALRYLFSIDLSNNILNRDIPAELTRLCNLENLNLSQNDLWGRIPPEIANLKKLESLDLSINQLSGPIPQSLSELDSLGYLNLSFNQLSGPIPSSAHLSTFTNESYLGNDALCGPPLSKNCSRDHGQSNDIHKQHGDVSEAFLETVLLSLARQNYLPIAGDGRD, encoded by the exons ATGGCGGCTTCATCCAGTACTGCCTCTATGATTTTCTTGTCATTTGCGCTTCTTGTCTTTTCAACATTTGCGCGCACTTCATGTGCTGCTACTTTCACAAATGCCACTTGCAtcgagagggagagggaagcTCTTCTCGAATTTAAGCGAGGCCTCATCGACAACTCCAATCTCCTGTCATCATGGGTTGGAGATGACTGCTGTTCGTGGAAGGGAGTCAGATGCAGCAAACGGACGGGCCGTGTCCTGAAGCTCGACCTTCGAAGTCCATGTGTTGTGTCCTTCTACTTCGATGATGAACCGCTCAAACCAGTATTGGAGCAGGGGAACTGCAGTTTGACAGGTCACATACATCCTTCTCTAATGGAGCTGCAGCATTTGAATTACCTCGACCTGAGCTGGAACAACTATTCATACACAAAAATTCCAGAGTTCCTAGGCTCACTCTCTAATTTGGTGTATCTTAACCTCTCCAATGCATGCTTCGCCTTTGGTGACATTCCCCTTCACCTCGGGAACCTCTCCAATCTGCAGTATCTTGATCTCAATATTCAATATTTAAGGGGTTATGCAACAGTTAATAACCTTGAATGGTTATCAGGTCTTCCTTCCTTGAAACACCTCGACTTGTCTGGCATCTCCGTTAGGAATGCCCAAGGCTGGTTGCAGTCAATGTCCATGCTTTCTTCTCTTCAATTCTTGGGATTAGCATTCTGTTCTCTTCCAAAGGTTGACCCAGCAGCCTTGCAAGTGAATTTCAGTACTTCACTGGAGTTTCTTGATCTGAGTTATAATAATTTAGGCTCCGTCATTCCTAATTGGTTGCTCAATTTAAGCTCCATCAGACACCTCGATCTCTCCTCTAGTTTTGCTGAAGTAGCCGTCTCCTTTCCCACTGAAGGAGCCGTCTCCTTTCCCACTGAGATCATCAATAATAACAAACAGCTCGCCTTCCTTGATCTCGGATATAATTCCATGAGAGGTGAGCTGCCGAAGAATCTCAGCAATCTCTGCCACCTGTTTGCGTTGACATTGGCAG TCAATAACCTTGAATGGTTATCAGGTCTTCCTTCCTTGAAACACCTCGACTTGTCTGGCATCTCCGTTAGGAATGCCCAAGGCTGGTTGCAGTCAATGTCCATGCTTTCTTCTCTTCAATTCTTGGGATTAGCTCGCTGTTACCTTCCAAAGGTTGACCCAGCAGCCTTGCAAGTGAATTTCACCTCTCTCGAGTTCCTTGATCTGAGTGGTAATAATTTAGGCATAGGCTCCGTCATCCCTAATTGGTTGCTCAATTTAAGCTCCATCACACACCTCGATCTCTCCTCTAGTTTTGCTGGAGGAGCCATCTCCTTTAGTATTGAAGGAGCCGTCTCCTTTCCCACTGAGATCATCAATAATAACAAACAGCTCGCCTTCCTTGGTCTTGAATATAATTCCATGAGAGGTGAGCTGCCGAAGAATCTCAGCAATCTCTGCCACCTGTTTGCGTTGAAATTGGCAGGTAACGGCTTGACTGGAGATATTTCTGCTGCATTAGGCAATCCTTTCAGCTGCCTCCAGAATACGTTGAGATATTTAGATCTCGCGGAGAATAAAATCAGTCGTTTGGGGGATGAAATTGGGTACTTCAAGAATTTAGAGTATATTGACCTTTCGAGAAACTCAGTCGAGGGTCCAATTCCAGTGTCTCTGCCTCAGCTATCCTCTTTGAAGTACTTGTATCTCGGGTTCAACAAATTGACGGGTAGAATCCCAGAAAGCATCGGCCAGCTATCGATCCTAGAGTATATTGACCTTTCGAGAAACTCAATCGAGGGTCCAATTCCAGTGTCTCTGCCTCTGCTATCCTCTTTAAGGCACTTGTATCTCGGGTACAACAAATTGACCGGTATAATCCCAACAAGCATCGGCCAAATGTCGAACCTAGAATTTATTGAACTTTTGGGAAACTCAATTGAGGGTCCAATTCCAGTGTCTCTACCTCAGCTATCCTCTTTGAAGTCCTTGGATCTCGGGAACAACAAATTGACGGGTAGAATCCCAAAAAGCATCGGCCAAATGTCGAACCTAGAGTATATTGCCCTTTCGGGAAACTCAATTGAGGGTCCAATTCCAGAGTCTCTGCCTCAGCTATCCTCTTTGAAGCACTTGTATCTCGGGTACAACAAATTGACGGGTAGAATCCTAGAAAGCATCGGACAGATGTCGAATCTAGTTGAATTAGACTTGTCCAACAATCTCTTGAAAGGAGTGGTGACCGAACTTCACTTGGCTAATCTCACGAGCTTGACTGCGTTGGACATTTCGTCAAATGAGTTGGCGGTCAAGATTAACCCAAAAGTGGTTGCTCCATTTCAAGCTAGTACTATTCGCATGTCAAACTGCAAAGTTGGGCCTCAATTTCCCACATGGCTTCGAGCACAAAGGAACATTCGCGTCTTGGATTTGTCCAATGCAAGCATATCAGGTATCATCCCTGATTGGTTTTACAACATCTCTTTTAACATCGAGACCCTGTATCTGTCTAGCAATGAGTTGAGTGGAGAAATTTCTTTGTGCAATATGAAGTCCTTAAAAGGCTTTGACCTCTCAAATAACAAACTGTTCGGGACACTCCCAGAGTGTTGGAAACGTTTAGGTCAACTGCAAGCAATAAACTTGGGGAATAACCTGTTCAGTGGCCAGGTTGCAACATCCTTATGCTCTATAACAGAGCTGTCCTTTCTGGGGCTACAAGGCAATGCCTTCAGTGGGAGTATCCCCAAATGTTTAAGCACTATGACTAATCTTGAGATACTTGATCTGGGTCGAAATAAATTGGCTGGTCGAATCCCCTCTTGGATTGGTCGCATGGTTCAGCCAAGGGTGTTGAATCTTGAGTTTAATTCCTTCTATGGGGAGATTCCCATGAGCATATGCAAACTCAGAGACCTTCGAGTTTTAAACCTTGCACACAACAACCTCTCTGGAAGCATCCCCCTTTGCTTTGACAACTTAACCACCATGTCCGACCCAAAGTACCTTCCCGATACAAACGTCTCTTATTCGCTTGGAGTTGAGGTCCAAATGAAGAACATAACCCAAGTATACACCAGTGCACTCCGGTATCTTTTCTCCATTGACCTTTCAAACAACATATTAAATAGAGATATTCCGGCTGAGTTGACACGGCTCTGCAACCTTGAAAATCTGAACCTGTCACAGAATGATCTCTGGGGAAGAATCCCTCCAGAGATTGCCAATCTGAAGAAGCTGGAGTCCCTTGATTTGTCCATCAACCAACTCTCAGGCCCCATACCACAGAGCTTATCCGAATTAGACTCCCTGGGTTACCTGAACCTGTCGTTTAATCAATTGTCTGGTCCCATTCCCTCTAGTGCCCATCTGAGTACATTTACAAATGAATCATATCTCGGGAATGATGCACTATGCGGACCTCCACTTTCAAAGAATTGCTCAAGAGATCATGGCCAATCTAACGATATTCACAAACAGCATGGTGATGTTTCGGAAG CATTCTTGGAGACGGTCCTTCTTTCTTTGGCCAGACAAAATTATCTCCCAATTGCTGGTGATGGTAGAGATTAA
- the LOC116196569 gene encoding LOW QUALITY PROTEIN: sugar transport protein 13-like (The sequence of the model RefSeq protein was modified relative to this genomic sequence to represent the inferred CDS: inserted 1 base in 1 codon) produces MPAGGLSVAPSGSQFEAKITPIVVISCVMAATGGLMFGYDVGVSGGVTSMPDFLKKFFPVVYRRVVQDPGIDNSNYCKYDNEGLQLFTSSLYLAGLTATFFASYTTRKLGRRLTMLIAGAFFVLGVVFNTAAQNLAMLIIGRILLGCGVGFANQAVPLFLSEIAPTRIRGGLNILFQLNVTIGILFANLVNYGTAKIRGGWGWRLSLGLAXIPAALLTIGALMVVDTPNSLIERGHIEEGKAVLRKIRGTNNIEPEFLELVEASRIAKQVKHPFRNLLKKRNRPQLVIAMALQIFQQFTGINAIMFYAPVLFNTVGFGGDASLYSAVITGAVNVLSTCVSIYLVDRVGRRMLLLEAGVQMFLSQTAIAIILGLKVKDHSSNLSQGFAVFVVIMVCTFVSSFAWSWGPLGWLIPSETFPLETRSAGQSVTVCVNLLFTFVMAQAFLSMLCHFKYGIFLFFSGWVLVMSLFVLFLLPETKNVPIEEMTERVWKQHWLWKKFMEEEGPDDYEKGDGANGVNGNKTNKTGHANGYDPTSQL; encoded by the exons ATGCCGGCGGGAGGACTTTCCGTGGCCCCTTCGGGGAGCCAGTTCGAGGCTAAGATCACGCCCATCGTTGTCATCTCCTGCGTAATGGCTGCCACTGGAGGCCTCATGTTCGGCTACGACGTTGGTGTCTCCG GGGGAGTGACATCGATGCCTGACTTCTTGAAGAAGTTCTTCCCAGTGGTATACCGACGGGTCGTCCAGGATCCAGGGATCGACAACAGCAACTACTGCAAGTACGACAATGAGGGGCTCCAGCTATTCACGTCCTCCCTCTATCTCGCGGGCCTTACAGCAACTTTCTTCGCATCGTACACCACGAGGAAGCTCGGGCGCAGGCTGACGATGCTCATTGCCGGGGCCTTCTTCGTGCTCGGTGTCGTGTTCAACACGGCAGCCCAAAACCTCGCCATGCTCATCATCGGACGGATTTTACTTGGCTGTGGCGTTGGTTTTGCTAATCAG GCTGTCCCGTTGTTCCTATCGGAGATTGCACCGACGAGAATACGTGGTGGACTCAATATACTGTTCCAACTCAACGTCACCATCGGAATCCTCTTTGCCAACCTCGTCAATTACGGAACTGCCAA AATTAGGGGGGGATGGGGATGGAGACTGTCACTGGGGTTGG GGATCCCTGCTGCTCTCCTAACCATAGGAGCCCTCATGGTGGTGGACACCCCCAACAGTCTCATCGAACGAGGCCATATCGAGGAAGGAAAAGCCGTGCTCAGGAAGATCAGGGGCACCAACAACATCGAGCCTGAATTCCTTGAGCTCGTTGAGGCGAGCCGTATTGCCAAACAAGTAAAGCATCCATTCAGGAACCTCCTCAAGAAGCGAAATCGGCCTCAGCTTGTCATTGCCATGGCCTTGCAG ATATTCCAGCAGTTCACTGGCATCAATGCTATAATGTTTTATGCACCGGTCCTCTTCAACACAGTAGGATTCGGAGGGGACGCATCTCTGTACTCCGCGGTCATAACAGGAGCAGTCAATGTCCTCTCCACCTGCGTGTCAATCTACTTGGTAGACAGGGTGGGCCGGAGGATGCTCCTCCTGGAGGCAGGGGTCCAGATGTTCCTCTCCCAGACTGCGATTGCAATCATCCTTGGACTCAAGGTCAAGGACCACTCCAGCAACCTTAGCCAGGGCTTCGCGGTCTTCGTGGTGATCATGGTGTGCACATTTGTGTCCTCGTTCGCATGGTCATGGGGCCCACTAGGATGGCTCATCCCGAGTGAAACATTCCCTCTGGAGACCCGGTCAGCAGGCCAGAGCGTGACTGTGTGCGTGAACCTGCTCTTCACGTTCGTGATGGCCCAGGCATTCCTCTCGATGCTGTGCCACTTCAAGTATGGTATATTCCTGTTCTTCTCGGGTTGGGTCCTGGTGATGTCGTTGTTTGTGCTGTTTCTTTTGCCCGAAACAAAGAATGTCCCAATTGAGGAGATGACCGAGAGAGTGTGGAAGCAGCACTGGCTGTGGAAGAAGTTCATGGAAGAAGAAGGTCCTGATGATTATGAGAAGGGAGATGGAGCTAATGGGGTCAATGGTAATAAAACAAACAAGACTGGACATGCCAATGGATACGATCCCACCTCCCAGTTGTAA